One Cryptomeria japonica chromosome 9, Sugi_1.0, whole genome shotgun sequence genomic window carries:
- the LOC131858419 gene encoding uncharacterized protein LOC131858419: MLNIEQQAIVKDIAIKKMKNMQTPLHLFLTSGEGIGKTFTAKAIYQTLLHLYSASIDNDPDKPKGLITAYTGKSTFNIGGTTLHSTFHIPFNKSNFVPLSTKTLDTMSKHFSQLRVLLIDEISLVGSTFLRYVDKRLCDRMQTPTTAFGGLDTIFCGDLYQALPIIDSIIFENKPTSTEFLPYNFWIDNVKCYPLTKTMRQKDETFISILNKIRVAAQTSYDIDYLNQHCLKEPPVDPTLPNLFYKKADVDKHNNKMLTKLPGDTIVLHALDEQETNIDTIRLYGHTTTLPPQIHVKPNILVEIYAALRMQQHTTTTPKSEIMDTNIGKRSKINNEISLSIDDLNARKTGNNFQGDVLVVYKATLDKVKKTREDLRVDLTDLKGEMTITLTVSNNLLHKFEDNSIPDMGLSI, encoded by the exons ATGCTAAACATAGAACAACAAGCAATTGTAAAAGACATTGCCATTAAAAAGATGAAAAACATGCAAACGCCATTGCATTTATTCCTCACTAgcggagaaggaattggaaagacaTTCACAGCAAAAGCCATCTACCAAACACTTCTCCACCTTTATAGTGCTTCCATTGACAATGATCCAGACAAACCAAAAGGACTAATCACTGCATATACAGGAAAATCAACATTCAATATTGGTGGAACTACACTACATTCAACATTTCACATACCTTTTAACAAATCAAACTTTGTACCGCTTAGCACTAAGACTCTAGATACAATGTCAAAACACTTCAGCCAGTTACGTGTCCTGCTAATTGATGAAATATCTTTAGTTGGCTCAACATTCCTTCGTTACGTAGACAAACGTTTATGTGACAGAATGCAAACACCCACAACAGCCTTTGGTGGGTTGGACACAATATTTTGTGGTGACCTCTACCAAGCACTACCAATAATTGACTCCATTATCTTTGAAAACAAACCAACTTCTACAGAATTCCTGCCATACAATTTCTGGATAGACAATGTCAAGTGCTACCCACTAACAAAAACAATGCGACAAAAAGACGAAACTTTCATCTCTATCTTAAACAAAATACGCGTCGCTGCACAAACAAGTTATGACATTGACTATCTTAATCAACATTGCTTAAAGGAACCACCAGTTGACCCAACACtacctaacctcttctacaaaaaaGCTGACGTAGACAAGCACAATAATAAAATGCTAACAAAACTTCCAGGAGACACAATTGTCCTTCATGCATTGGATGAGCAAGAAACCAATATAGACACAATTCGTTTGTATGGCCACACAACTACTTTGCCTCCCCAAATTCACGTCAAACCAAATATACTAGTTGAAATATATGCTG CATTACGAATgcaacaacatacaacaacaacacCAAAGTCTGAGATAATGGACACTAACATAGGCAAAAG ATCCAAAATTAACAATGAAATTTCATTATCGATCGACGACCTAAACGCCAGAAAAACTGGAAACAATTTTCAAGGAGATGTTCTTGTCGTCTACAAAGCAACATTGGACAAAGTGAAAAAGACTAGAGAAGATCTCCGTGTAGACCTCACAGATTTGAAGGGTGAAATGACAATAACTCTCACTGTCAGCAACAACTTACTACACAAATTCGAAGACAACAGCATCCCAGACATGGGCCTCTCTATATGA